One segment of Pangasianodon hypophthalmus isolate fPanHyp1 chromosome 10, fPanHyp1.pri, whole genome shotgun sequence DNA contains the following:
- the mbip gene encoding MAP3K12-binding inhibitory protein 1 isoform X2, with translation MAANGATQESCKDNKHKASTAEMSPDALSRLSFQECFSNLIESITEFSSELKISPEVLSITASVSALNCTELQPSHVYNCLQQHISKLQSVSVHLKQILDAESPSDSANNEKTEKSKKKFAATSEEERIVDRELFPTTSHQHTALKDNVTSQHDDRSVQIKAGKAEIERRISAFIERKQLEINENNVREFCNVINCNQENSCARTDAVFTPYPGFKSHVKVTRVVNTYGPQTRGGRSEQGEQQQGSYSRDCGNPAIEERLHNIEAHLKLTAGPVPQSIYQRLKKLEDRILELEGLSPEYFHSMSYSHKRPKVSVSQSYSLSELDGKISAVRTALLKRASEFQSRDVREFPF, from the exons ATGGCGGCGAATGGAGCGACTCAGGAGTCGTGCAAGGATAATAAACATAAAGCAAGCACCGCAGAAATGAGTCCTGATGCGTTGAGTAGACTTTCTTTCCAGGAGTGTTTCTCTAACTTAATCGAGTCGATCACAGAGTTTAGCTCTGAG CTGAAAATAAGCCCTGAGGTTTTAAGCATCACTGCAAGCGTGAGTGCTCTGAACTGCACTGAACTACAGCCATCGCATGTGTACAACTGTTTACAGCAGCACATCTCCAAGTTACAG TCCGTATCGGTACATCTGAAACAAATATTGGATGCTGAGAGCCCATCTGATTCAGCCAATAatgaaaaaacagagaaatccAAGAAGAAGTTTGCAGCAACATCTGAAGAAGAGAGAATTGTAGACAGAGAGCTCTTTCCTACtacatcacaccaacacactgctTTGAAAGACAATGTGACGTCCCAACATGATGACCGCAGTGTTCAGATCAAAGCTGGCAAAGCTGAG ATTGAACGTAGGATCTCTGCATTTATAGAGCGCAAACAGCTGGAGATCAATGAAAACAATGTGCGGGAGTTTTGCAATGTGATCAACTGCAATCAGG AAAACAGTTGTGCCAGAACGGATGCAGTCTTCACACCCTATCCAGGTTTCAAGAGTCATGTCAAAG TGACCCGAGTGGTGAATACATATGGGCCCCAAACCCGAGGTGGGCGCTCTGAGCAGGGAGAGCAGCAGCAGGGCTCGTACAGCAGAGACTGTGGAAACCCTGCCATTGAGGAGCGGCTACACAACATAGAAGCTCACCTGAAGCTAACAGCAG GTCCTGTGCCTCAGAGCATTTACCAGAGGCTGAAGAAGTTAGAAGATCGAATCTTGGAGCTTGAGGGTCTTTCCCCGGAGTACTTCCACTCCATG AGTTACTCTCACAAACGTCCGAAAGTCTCAGTTTCTCAG AGCTACAGCCTATCTGAGTTAGATGGGAAGATCAGTGCAGTTAGAACTGCTTTACTGAAGAGAGCGAGCGAGTTCCAGTCCAGAGATGTGAGGGAGTTTCCATTCTGA
- the mbip gene encoding MAP3K12-binding inhibitory protein 1 isoform X1 — MAANGATQESCKDNKHKASTAEMSPDALSRLSFQECFSNLIESITEFSSELKISPEVLSITASVSALNCTELQPSHVYNCLQQHISKLQSVSVHLKQILDAESPSDSANNEKTEKSKKKFAATSEEERIVDRELFPTTSHQHTALKDNVTSQHDDRSVQIKAGKAEIERRISAFIERKQLEINENNVREFCNVINCNQENSCARTDAVFTPYPGFKSHVKVTRVVNTYGPQTRGGRSEQGEQQQGSYSRDCGNPAIEERLHNIEAHLKLTAAGPVPQSIYQRLKKLEDRILELEGLSPEYFHSMSYSHKRPKVSVSQSYSLSELDGKISAVRTALLKRASEFQSRDVREFPF, encoded by the exons ATGGCGGCGAATGGAGCGACTCAGGAGTCGTGCAAGGATAATAAACATAAAGCAAGCACCGCAGAAATGAGTCCTGATGCGTTGAGTAGACTTTCTTTCCAGGAGTGTTTCTCTAACTTAATCGAGTCGATCACAGAGTTTAGCTCTGAG CTGAAAATAAGCCCTGAGGTTTTAAGCATCACTGCAAGCGTGAGTGCTCTGAACTGCACTGAACTACAGCCATCGCATGTGTACAACTGTTTACAGCAGCACATCTCCAAGTTACAG TCCGTATCGGTACATCTGAAACAAATATTGGATGCTGAGAGCCCATCTGATTCAGCCAATAatgaaaaaacagagaaatccAAGAAGAAGTTTGCAGCAACATCTGAAGAAGAGAGAATTGTAGACAGAGAGCTCTTTCCTACtacatcacaccaacacactgctTTGAAAGACAATGTGACGTCCCAACATGATGACCGCAGTGTTCAGATCAAAGCTGGCAAAGCTGAG ATTGAACGTAGGATCTCTGCATTTATAGAGCGCAAACAGCTGGAGATCAATGAAAACAATGTGCGGGAGTTTTGCAATGTGATCAACTGCAATCAGG AAAACAGTTGTGCCAGAACGGATGCAGTCTTCACACCCTATCCAGGTTTCAAGAGTCATGTCAAAG TGACCCGAGTGGTGAATACATATGGGCCCCAAACCCGAGGTGGGCGCTCTGAGCAGGGAGAGCAGCAGCAGGGCTCGTACAGCAGAGACTGTGGAAACCCTGCCATTGAGGAGCGGCTACACAACATAGAAGCTCACCTGAAGCTAACAGCAG CAGGTCCTGTGCCTCAGAGCATTTACCAGAGGCTGAAGAAGTTAGAAGATCGAATCTTGGAGCTTGAGGGTCTTTCCCCGGAGTACTTCCACTCCATG AGTTACTCTCACAAACGTCCGAAAGTCTCAGTTTCTCAG AGCTACAGCCTATCTGAGTTAGATGGGAAGATCAGTGCAGTTAGAACTGCTTTACTGAAGAGAGCGAGCGAGTTCCAGTCCAGAGATGTGAGGGAGTTTCCATTCTGA